From a region of the Mycolicibacterium sp. MU0050 genome:
- a CDS encoding ABC transporter permease, whose amino-acid sequence MVANPPQTPAGVWDRTRDTARRGVSRASKIPGRSVRTIGRGVLLAVAVVKYSILDTARLRLPVGELLVQAWALLRVTAIPALLMAIPIGGLVSVQVGGLVNQLGATSMVGAASGFGVIRQGAPMAAGFLMGGVAAAAIASDLGARQIREELDALRAMSVDPVRRLVVPRFVALVLIAPLLCFVIIASAVSAAYLIAVGLNGITPGSFWMSFGSFARVLDVWAALAKTVVFAAIVGIISSLRGIEARRGPRGVADAVSSAVVLNVVCIVLANVSITQLLTMFFPVEVS is encoded by the coding sequence ATGGTCGCAAATCCCCCGCAGACCCCGGCGGGTGTCTGGGACCGCACCCGTGACACCGCCCGGCGCGGTGTTTCCCGCGCCAGCAAAATCCCGGGCCGCAGCGTGCGCACCATCGGCCGCGGCGTGCTGCTCGCGGTGGCCGTCGTGAAGTACTCGATCTTGGACACCGCCCGGCTGCGCCTGCCGGTCGGGGAGCTCCTGGTGCAGGCCTGGGCCCTGTTGCGGGTGACGGCCATCCCGGCGCTGCTGATGGCGATCCCGATCGGCGGACTGGTCTCCGTGCAGGTCGGCGGCCTCGTCAACCAACTCGGCGCGACGTCGATGGTGGGCGCGGCCAGCGGCTTCGGGGTGATCCGGCAGGGTGCGCCGATGGCGGCCGGATTTCTGATGGGTGGGGTGGCCGCCGCCGCCATCGCCTCGGACCTGGGCGCCCGGCAGATCCGCGAGGAACTCGATGCCTTGCGGGCCATGAGCGTCGACCCCGTCCGGCGACTGGTCGTCCCGCGGTTCGTCGCCCTGGTACTCATCGCGCCGCTGCTGTGTTTCGTGATCATCGCCTCGGCCGTGTCGGCGGCCTACCTCATCGCCGTCGGACTCAACGGCATCACCCCCGGCAGCTTCTGGATGTCGTTCGGTTCGTTCGCCCGCGTCCTCGACGTCTGGGCCGCGCTGGCCAAAACCGTCGTCTTCGCCGCGATCGTCGGGATCATCTCGTCGCTGCGCGGTATCGAGGCCCGCCGCGGTCCGCGCGGGGTCGCCGACGCGGTGAGCTCGGCCGTGGTCCTCAACGTCGTGTGCATCGTGCTCGCCAACGTCTCGATCACCCAGCTGCTGACCATGTTCTTCCCCGTGGAGGTCTCATAG
- a CDS encoding ABC transporter permease, with protein sequence MSGTLSAPGRWLETVGRWGVFVGHTLWFLPLTVLRYRRQTWQAMNGLAWGRGSVIVDGGILSVLLIMGAAMGASVAIEAFSILNLMGFGALSGIVGGVANVREMAPLVTGIAFAIQAGCRMTAEIGSMRISGEIDTTEAMGLRPIPFVVGTRLAGGMLCMIPGYFVVLVASFLVANTVIEVFRDQPGGTYHHYFIQFLSPVDIGYSLTKAVIFCVIVTLIHCYYGYFADGGPVGVGQASGRAIRASLVTIVVVNFCLTVAMWGLQPEFVFKG encoded by the coding sequence GTGTCCGGGACGCTGTCCGCGCCGGGCCGGTGGCTGGAGACCGTCGGGCGGTGGGGGGTCTTCGTCGGTCACACGCTGTGGTTCCTGCCGTTGACCGTCCTGCGCTACCGCCGTCAGACCTGGCAGGCCATGAACGGACTGGCCTGGGGGCGCGGTTCGGTGATCGTCGACGGCGGCATCCTGTCTGTGCTGCTGATCATGGGCGCGGCGATGGGCGCCTCGGTCGCCATCGAGGCGTTCTCCATCCTGAACCTGATGGGGTTCGGCGCGCTGTCGGGGATCGTCGGCGGGGTGGCCAACGTCCGCGAGATGGCGCCGCTGGTCACCGGCATTGCTTTCGCGATCCAGGCGGGTTGCCGGATGACCGCCGAGATCGGGTCCATGCGGATTTCCGGCGAGATCGACACCACCGAGGCCATGGGCCTGCGGCCGATTCCGTTCGTCGTGGGTACCCGACTGGCCGGCGGGATGCTGTGCATGATCCCCGGCTACTTCGTGGTGCTCGTCGCCAGCTTTCTCGTCGCCAACACGGTCATCGAGGTGTTCCGCGACCAACCGGGCGGCACCTACCACCACTACTTCATCCAGTTCCTCTCCCCCGTCGACATCGGTTACTCGCTGACCAAGGCCGTCATCTTCTGCGTGATCGTCACGCTGATCCATTGCTACTACGGCTATTTCGCGGACGGCGGCCCTGTCGGAGTGGGCCAGGCCTCCGGCCGCGCCATCCGCGCCAGCCTGGTGACCATCGTGGTCGTGAACTTCTGCCTGACGGTCGCCATGTGGGGACTGCAACCCGAGTTCGTGTTCAAGGGGTAG
- a CDS encoding MlaD family protein — MITPVAALWRLALSAVLAISLGVVIINVLRQPVAGETRTYAAEFTDASGIQPDTDVRVRGVRVGSVDNITVIRRAGQSLAQVSFSIESRFAVVPASRLAIKFQALTGLRYLDVIDPVEVASEEPQPEIVTTIPTSMTRPSLDITTLFNGLQPVLATLSPEQINTFTGNVTAFLAGDGQGVGPMLSSIRQLTEFVTDRQSVISTLLLNLSALSDALGGRSKEMIQLLEWANRPVDAALDVLDEFRKSDLYGPQFTSAVARLLDNVGFRRGENVSDALDRALTNFNDAIDGFKMVPVVWENIGPPSQTGDIVPCSRGPAQLPATMDVLLGGQRVVLCNP; from the coding sequence ATCATCACGCCGGTCGCAGCGCTGTGGCGACTGGCGCTCAGCGCCGTGCTCGCCATCTCGCTGGGCGTCGTCATCATCAACGTCCTGCGGCAACCGGTTGCCGGTGAAACCCGCACGTATGCAGCAGAATTCACCGACGCCTCCGGGATCCAACCCGACACCGACGTCCGGGTGCGCGGAGTGCGGGTCGGCAGCGTCGACAACATCACCGTGATCCGGCGGGCCGGGCAGAGTCTGGCCCAGGTGAGCTTCAGCATCGAAAGCCGATTCGCGGTGGTCCCCGCCTCCCGGTTGGCCATCAAGTTCCAGGCCCTGACCGGACTGCGCTACCTGGACGTCATCGACCCCGTCGAGGTGGCATCCGAGGAACCCCAGCCGGAGATCGTGACCACCATTCCGACCTCCATGACCCGGCCGTCCCTCGACATCACCACCCTGTTCAACGGGCTGCAACCGGTCCTGGCGACGTTGAGCCCCGAGCAGATCAACACCTTCACCGGCAACGTCACCGCGTTCTTGGCCGGCGACGGCCAGGGGGTGGGTCCCATGCTCAGCAGCATCCGCCAGCTGACCGAGTTCGTCACGGACCGCCAGTCGGTGATCTCCACCCTGTTGCTCAACCTCAGTGCGCTCTCCGATGCGCTGGGCGGACGTTCCAAAGAGATGATCCAACTACTGGAGTGGGCCAATCGACCGGTCGACGCGGCGCTGGACGTCCTCGACGAGTTCCGCAAGTCAGATCTCTACGGGCCTCAGTTCACCAGCGCGGTGGCACGCCTGCTCGACAACGTGGGGTTCCGGCGCGGCGAGAACGTCAGCGACGCGCTGGACCGTGCGTTGACCAATTTCAACGACGCCATCGACGGATTCAAGATGGTCCCGGTGGTGTGGGAGAACATCGGGCCGCCGTCGCAGACCGGCGACATCGTGCCGTGCTCGCGCGGGCCCGCCCAGCTGCCGGCCACCATGGACGTGCTGCTGGGCGGTCAGCGGGTGGTGCTGTGCAACCCTTGA
- a CDS encoding MlaD family protein: protein MLFRTSPEREARTLRRTGLVIVAVVTLTVALIVIDPSDRRSDSRASLTVDTPYVGAGVDSGTPVILHGARVGEVASVASRADGGTRVQLRLQPTPTQGLTATLAIDFRPANYFGITGVNLIPGPSGGKPLRDGAHLELVPQGNYTMQALLSRVGEFTNGVVTPELVSVIDRATRYVDGLNPMLETLLLVTSTVTEVQTVSAEQMIRNMAGIGVAAPPFVDAMTNLADRLANAGLDVDEQFFQDRFLATLQLAATGLFGSVGKLLSSNVRNMLPATEVVQTLTRPVPGIAQADNIGATLVELRGRFERMYEGSGDQRALQVNIILDSLPGVAGPLQAMGATP, encoded by the coding sequence ATGCTGTTTCGAACCTCACCCGAACGCGAAGCCCGGACCCTGCGCCGGACGGGCCTGGTGATCGTCGCCGTCGTGACCCTGACCGTCGCGCTGATCGTGATCGATCCATCGGACCGCCGCAGCGATTCCCGCGCCTCGTTGACGGTCGACACCCCCTATGTGGGCGCCGGTGTCGACAGCGGCACCCCGGTCATCCTGCACGGCGCGCGGGTGGGCGAGGTGGCCTCGGTGGCCAGCCGGGCCGACGGCGGCACCCGCGTGCAGTTGCGGTTACAGCCAACTCCCACGCAGGGTTTGACCGCCACCCTGGCCATCGACTTCCGACCCGCCAACTACTTCGGGATCACCGGCGTCAATCTGATTCCGGGGCCGTCCGGCGGAAAACCGCTTCGCGACGGAGCCCATCTCGAGCTCGTCCCGCAGGGCAACTACACCATGCAGGCCCTGCTGTCCCGGGTCGGCGAGTTTACCAACGGCGTCGTCACCCCCGAGCTCGTGTCCGTGATCGACCGGGCCACCCGCTACGTCGACGGACTGAACCCGATGCTGGAAACCCTGCTCCTGGTCACCAGCACCGTCACCGAGGTGCAAACGGTCAGCGCCGAGCAGATGATCCGCAACATGGCCGGGATCGGCGTGGCCGCACCGCCGTTCGTCGATGCGATGACCAACCTGGCCGATCGGCTCGCCAACGCCGGCCTGGACGTGGACGAACAGTTCTTCCAGGACCGATTCCTGGCCACCCTCCAGCTCGCCGCCACCGGGCTCTTCGGCTCGGTGGGCAAACTGCTGTCGTCCAACGTACGCAACATGCTCCCCGCCACCGAGGTGGTCCAAACCCTGACCCGGCCGGTGCCCGGCATAGCTCAGGCCGACAACATCGGCGCGACGCTGGTGGAGCTGCGCGGCCGCTTCGAGCGGATGTACGAGGGCTCCGGCGATCAGCGCGCCCTGCAGGTCAACATCATCCTCGACAGTCTGCCCGGCGTGGCCGGACCGTTGCAAGCCATGGGAGCCACACCATGA
- a CDS encoding MlaD family protein — MVAAVAVSAAVLYVSPPGRNTVVFYTDDAAAVRPGDSVRVAGVNVGKIKDLAIEPERVRVRATVDDDIFVGNHSQIQVRMRTVVGGYYTAIISLGDEPLGDNPIPSERVSMPYNLVRTVTDATRITDNVAAGTVRDALDHVQRGLAGDGNIETLAAIMEAGNGLTAAIDQQRGQLSTILNLSDEYIHSLSNYTDELKDLIRKVSIIEQTLVLYSDGFGQALKGMGDVLDALNPIGQFYAEHRDKFIEKVRNWQEIVQTWADRSGLVVRGLRRVRDKLDRVLDAQNARPDLLATDLCIPVPGKAC; from the coding sequence ATGGTCGCGGCGGTCGCGGTGAGCGCCGCCGTCCTGTACGTCAGCCCGCCGGGCCGGAACACCGTGGTGTTCTACACCGACGACGCCGCCGCGGTCCGTCCCGGTGACAGCGTCCGGGTGGCCGGGGTCAACGTGGGCAAGATCAAGGATCTGGCCATCGAGCCCGAGCGGGTCCGGGTGCGCGCCACGGTGGACGACGACATCTTCGTGGGAAACCACTCTCAGATCCAGGTCCGGATGCGCACCGTCGTCGGCGGGTACTACACCGCCATCATCTCGCTGGGCGACGAACCGTTGGGCGACAACCCGATCCCGTCGGAACGGGTCAGCATGCCCTACAACCTGGTCCGCACCGTCACCGATGCCACCCGCATCACCGACAACGTCGCCGCCGGCACGGTGCGCGACGCGCTCGACCACGTCCAGCGCGGCCTGGCCGGCGACGGCAACATCGAAACGCTGGCGGCCATCATGGAGGCCGGCAACGGCCTTACCGCGGCCATCGATCAGCAGCGCGGCCAACTTTCCACCATCCTGAACCTGTCCGACGAGTACATCCACTCGTTGAGCAACTACACCGACGAACTCAAGGACCTGATCCGCAAGGTCTCGATCATCGAGCAGACCCTCGTGCTGTATTCCGACGGGTTCGGCCAGGCGTTGAAGGGGATGGGCGATGTGCTCGACGCGCTGAACCCCATCGGCCAGTTCTACGCCGAGCATCGGGACAAGTTCATCGAGAAGGTCCGCAATTGGCAGGAGATCGTGCAGACCTGGGCCGATCGCAGCGGACTGGTGGTGCGCGGCCTGCGCCGGGTCCGCGACAAGCTGGACCGGGTCCTGGACGCGCAGAACGCGCGCCCCGACCTGCTGGCCACCGACCTGTGCATCCCGGTGCCGGGGAAGGCGTGCTGA
- a CDS encoding MlaD family protein, whose protein sequence is MKLRNVVSLAALAAIVVIALGYVAALGVRLGPPEQRANLSMAIDNINGLVVGSNVLLRGVPVGKVTGIEPRVEATTVHFYVGEEYPIPVDSVVRVDNLSALGETYIGFFPRGRTGPMLADSDRITTEAITTPPTISDLAMSMGHLLQQSDPEQLERIVVEADTALGDPQVVLPNLARAATLLRTEATSMDGRGRELLINLQTLLRNAGFVGPALANLAPSINQLGPNVQGIFGGAMNLVLAGSPEALERFQAYLARIQYFLDTRSPDIKVLAETLLPNVRAIGSALTNFDTGRLLDNMLRGVPEDGAIDLRVTLLPPP, encoded by the coding sequence GTGAAGCTCCGAAACGTCGTGTCGCTGGCCGCGTTGGCAGCCATCGTGGTGATCGCCCTCGGCTATGTCGCCGCCCTGGGCGTGCGCCTCGGGCCACCCGAGCAGCGCGCCAATCTGTCGATGGCCATCGACAACATCAACGGCCTGGTGGTCGGTTCCAACGTGCTACTTCGCGGCGTTCCGGTGGGCAAGGTGACGGGCATCGAACCCCGCGTCGAGGCCACCACGGTGCATTTCTACGTCGGCGAGGAATATCCGATTCCGGTGGACAGCGTGGTCCGGGTCGACAACCTGTCGGCGCTGGGCGAAACCTACATCGGGTTCTTCCCGCGCGGACGGACCGGGCCGATGCTCGCCGACAGCGACCGCATCACCACCGAGGCCATCACCACGCCGCCCACCATCTCCGATCTGGCGATGAGCATGGGTCACCTGTTGCAACAGTCCGACCCCGAGCAACTCGAACGCATCGTCGTCGAGGCGGACACCGCACTCGGCGACCCGCAGGTGGTGCTGCCCAACCTGGCCCGCGCGGCCACCCTGCTGCGCACCGAGGCAACCAGCATGGACGGCCGCGGCCGCGAACTGCTGATCAACCTGCAGACGCTGCTGCGCAACGCCGGCTTCGTCGGGCCCGCGCTGGCCAATCTCGCCCCGAGCATCAACCAGCTCGGACCCAACGTGCAGGGCATCTTCGGCGGGGCGATGAACCTGGTGCTCGCCGGCTCCCCCGAGGCCCTCGAGCGTTTCCAGGCCTACCTGGCCAGGATCCAGTACTTTCTGGACACCCGGTCCCCGGACATCAAGGTGCTGGCCGAGACGCTGCTGCCCAATGTGCGGGCCATCGGCTCGGCGTTGACGAACTTCGACACCGGCCGGCTGCTCGACAACATGCTCCGCGGGGTACCGGAAGACGGCGCGATCGACCTGCGCGTCACACTGCTCCCACCGCCCTAG
- a CDS encoding MlaD family protein — protein MTRPHRILRRVAALAVAAATVSSCAALSPDSLPKPHGDPDGYDVVLEFDSVLNLPDRARVVLDGVAVGVVTDVHLAETQVDVTSRIDAGVVIPSDVHAILQQPTVLGDIFVALQRAPESAPATPPLSPGATVPRERTTSPPQIEDTIASLANFVASGSIQRAQNTLIGLNNVAETSDVELGQLAAQVSTNLGDLAANLESADLVLTGLSDTAAVLSSKRGAMEHWFSPAGMLGFDRATQVTSRLSVMIPSIGSVYSGGFWLVPMLTTVGDAVGAVQGTKWAVEDELPRWRKLFTGYFLPQDKYPAINITSIVGPDGRELSDDVHDVLRILGAAP, from the coding sequence ATGACGCGGCCACATCGCATCCTCCGGCGCGTCGCGGCGCTGGCCGTCGCGGCCGCGACGGTGTCGTCGTGCGCCGCGCTGTCGCCGGACTCGCTGCCCAAACCCCACGGTGACCCCGACGGCTACGACGTGGTGCTGGAGTTCGACAGCGTGCTCAACCTGCCGGACCGGGCCCGGGTGGTGCTGGACGGCGTCGCCGTCGGCGTGGTGACCGATGTGCACCTCGCCGAGACTCAGGTGGACGTGACGTCGCGTATCGATGCCGGAGTGGTCATCCCGTCGGACGTGCACGCGATTCTGCAGCAGCCCACCGTCCTCGGCGACATCTTCGTCGCCCTCCAGCGCGCGCCCGAATCAGCTCCGGCGACACCGCCGCTTTCACCGGGCGCGACCGTCCCGCGGGAGCGCACGACGTCCCCGCCGCAGATCGAGGACACCATCGCCAGCCTGGCCAACTTCGTGGCCAGCGGCTCGATCCAGCGGGCCCAGAACACCTTGATCGGGTTGAACAACGTCGCCGAGACCAGCGACGTCGAGCTGGGCCAGCTCGCCGCGCAGGTCAGTACCAACCTCGGTGACCTGGCCGCCAACCTCGAGTCCGCCGACCTGGTGCTGACCGGATTATCCGACACCGCAGCGGTTTTGAGCAGCAAACGCGGAGCAATGGAGCACTGGTTCTCCCCCGCCGGCATGCTCGGATTCGATCGAGCCACCCAGGTGACCTCCCGGCTCAGCGTGATGATCCCGTCGATCGGCAGCGTCTACAGCGGCGGATTCTGGCTGGTTCCGATGCTCACCACCGTCGGCGACGCGGTCGGCGCCGTGCAGGGCACCAAATGGGCGGTGGAGGATGAGCTTCCGCGCTGGCGCAAACTGTTCACGGGCTATTTCCTGCCGCAGGACAAGTACCCGGCGATCAACATCACCTCCATCGTGGGTCCGGACGGCCGCGAGTTGTCCGACGACGTGCACGACGTCCTGCGGATCTTGGGAGCCGCGCCGTGA
- a CDS encoding MlaD family protein: MTSALGRILAAAMVIVAAAALTSCGTRSDTAGGYCAVLADGIGLYPGNPVTQMGYPIGTVTAVEPDFDTVRVRFTISTPRRIPADVKAVIRSMSILADRSLELVGNYRDGPELVAEQCIPPNRTATPKSLSELVGSIATFAEAISPDGSTNVADTVRGLEQALFGQGVRAGEFLSRLSALLDSPDGAISDTGSIVRNLAHLTGELSSVRGILKQVLLDAEATTGDLVVASDGVMRMTQTLPLMVTMIADLERELGEQTQRVLDTVSVPLRKASPHATALSDLLNPIPGWITTVSDRFNDQGLQLKWRPPMFRIRTQDGLLLCGIMNARVPGSCADIAGTPYAVDVALLQYALTEATR; this comes from the coding sequence ATGACATCCGCCCTCGGTCGAATCCTGGCCGCCGCCATGGTGATCGTCGCCGCCGCAGCGCTGACATCGTGCGGTACGCGCTCGGACACCGCCGGCGGATACTGCGCGGTGCTGGCCGACGGCATCGGCCTGTACCCGGGCAACCCGGTGACGCAGATGGGCTACCCCATCGGCACGGTGACCGCCGTGGAACCCGACTTCGACACCGTCCGGGTCCGATTCACGATCAGCACACCGCGCCGAATCCCGGCCGACGTCAAGGCCGTCATCCGGTCGATGTCGATCCTGGCCGACCGGTCCCTGGAGTTGGTGGGTAACTACCGCGACGGCCCGGAACTGGTTGCCGAGCAGTGTATTCCGCCGAACCGGACCGCAACTCCCAAGAGCCTCTCGGAACTGGTCGGTTCCATCGCCACGTTCGCCGAGGCGATCAGCCCCGACGGGTCGACCAACGTCGCCGACACCGTCCGCGGACTCGAGCAGGCGCTCTTCGGCCAAGGGGTCCGCGCCGGCGAGTTCCTCAGCCGGCTGTCGGCCCTGCTCGACAGCCCCGACGGCGCGATCAGCGACACCGGGTCCATCGTCCGCAACCTGGCGCATCTGACCGGCGAGCTGAGTTCCGTGCGCGGCATCCTCAAACAGGTGCTGCTGGACGCCGAGGCCACCACCGGCGATCTGGTGGTGGCCTCCGATGGCGTCATGCGGATGACGCAGACCCTGCCCCTGATGGTCACCATGATCGCCGACCTGGAGCGCGAACTCGGCGAACAGACCCAACGGGTGCTGGACACCGTGTCGGTGCCGCTGCGCAAGGCCAGTCCGCATGCCACGGCCTTGTCGGACCTGCTCAACCCGATCCCCGGCTGGATCACCACGGTGTCGGATCGCTTCAACGACCAGGGGCTGCAGCTCAAGTGGCGGCCGCCGATGTTCCGCATTCGGACCCAGGACGGGCTGCTGCTCTGCGGCATCATGAACGCGCGGGTGCCCGGCAGCTGCGCCGACATCGCCGGTACCCCTTATGCGGTGGATGTGGCGTTGCTGCAGTACGCGCTGACCGAGGCGACCCGATGA
- a CDS encoding SRPBCC family protein produces the protein MVDVHIERTIGAEPQRVFDWLADPASLTSAPLVLRAAWATTGTQPGVGALRKVLGTGMWFQEEITAYDPPHSYSYLIVRSFPAFDHDGGTLTFTPTGGGTHVDWSSSYTHPARGGGAAMEALTSRLLPWNFDAVLAGCAKALER, from the coding sequence ATGGTTGACGTGCACATCGAGCGGACGATCGGCGCCGAGCCGCAGCGGGTCTTCGACTGGCTGGCCGATCCCGCGAGCCTGACCTCGGCGCCGCTGGTGCTGCGCGCGGCCTGGGCCACGACGGGGACGCAGCCGGGCGTCGGGGCGCTGCGCAAGGTGCTGGGCACCGGGATGTGGTTCCAGGAGGAGATCACCGCCTACGACCCGCCGCACAGTTACAGCTACCTGATCGTGCGGTCGTTCCCGGCGTTCGATCACGACGGCGGCACCCTGACCTTCACGCCGACCGGGGGCGGCACCCACGTCGACTGGTCGTCGTCGTACACCCACCCGGCGCGCGGTGGCGGCGCGGCGATGGAGGCGCTCACGTCCCGCCTGTTGCCGTGGAACTTCGACGCGGTGCTGGCCGGCTGCGCGAAAGCCCTGGAGCGCTGA
- a CDS encoding SDR family oxidoreductase, protein MQLSFEGRTYLVTGGGSGIGKGVAAALVAAGANAMIIGRNADRLAAAADDIKAAGGPGDIAFQPADVTDEDQVSGAVAAATAWHGRLHGVVHSAGGSHTIGPVTQIDSELWRSTVDLNVNGTMYVLKHSAREMVRAGGGSFVGISSIAASNTHRWFGAYGPAKSALDALLKLAADELGPSWVRVNGIRPGLTRTDMVGPIMELPATLEDYRQCTPLPRVGEVDDIANVALFLLSDAAAYVTGQVINVDGGHGLRRGPDISGLLEPAFGADGLRGVV, encoded by the coding sequence GTGCAGTTGTCGTTCGAGGGCCGGACCTACCTGGTCACCGGCGGTGGAAGCGGCATCGGCAAGGGAGTGGCCGCCGCGCTGGTCGCCGCCGGTGCCAACGCGATGATCATCGGCCGCAACGCCGATCGCCTCGCCGCCGCCGCCGACGACATCAAGGCGGCCGGCGGTCCCGGCGACATCGCCTTCCAGCCCGCGGACGTCACCGACGAGGACCAGGTCAGCGGAGCCGTCGCGGCGGCCACCGCCTGGCACGGCCGGCTGCACGGCGTCGTGCACAGCGCCGGCGGCAGCCACACCATCGGTCCCGTCACCCAGATCGACTCCGAGCTGTGGCGCAGCACCGTCGATCTCAACGTCAACGGCACCATGTATGTGCTCAAGCACTCGGCCCGCGAGATGGTGCGGGCCGGCGGCGGGTCGTTCGTCGGGATCTCCTCGATCGCGGCGAGCAACACCCACCGCTGGTTCGGCGCCTACGGTCCCGCGAAATCGGCGCTGGATGCCCTGCTCAAGCTCGCCGCCGACGAGTTGGGCCCCTCCTGGGTGCGCGTCAACGGGATTCGTCCGGGACTGACCCGCACCGACATGGTGGGGCCCATCATGGAGCTGCCCGCCACCCTCGAGGACTACCGCCAGTGCACGCCGCTACCTCGGGTCGGCGAGGTGGACGACATCGCCAACGTGGCGCTGTTCCTGCTCTCCGACGCCGCCGCGTACGTCACCGGACAGGTGATCAACGTCGACGGCGGGCACGGTCTGCGGCGGGGGCCGGACATCTCGGGCCTGCTCGAGCCGGCGTTCGGCGCCGACGGACTGCGCGGCGTCGTCTGA
- a CDS encoding MFS transporter has translation MTHPAPPDGHSPRRAWAAVGLLAVVGTLNYADRFLPAVLAEPIKQDLDLSDTEIGIINGFGFLVVYAVLGIFIARISDRGAFGLVVSACLTLWGAMTVLGGWVQSGFQLVLTRVGVAVGEAGSTPAAHAYVARNFAPHRRAAPLAVITLSIPLASAASLIGGGLLAESLGWRSAFIVMGVISILVAPLVLVVLGPRQSLPAEPAPAAVADTTRWWDLLSKPSYRAIVAGAACVSFAGYSLTTFAPAFLMRGRGMSLGEVAWQYGVASGVTGILGLLLLVGRLADRLSGRDPRWLLWLVAAMTAAMVPFSVAALLVDNSAATVWCLALAYVIGTAYMAPSIAAIQRLVRPEQRATASAIFLFFSAIIGSAGPLLTGMISDALLESLGAMALERALFVVPVVQVLAIACYLWASRRFTREIIDEPSVVAAEAESLRQ, from the coding sequence ATGACGCATCCGGCGCCGCCCGACGGCCACTCGCCGCGTCGCGCCTGGGCCGCCGTGGGCCTGTTGGCCGTCGTCGGGACGCTGAACTACGCGGACCGGTTCCTGCCCGCGGTGCTGGCCGAGCCCATCAAGCAGGACCTGGACCTCTCGGACACCGAGATCGGCATCATCAACGGCTTCGGCTTCCTGGTGGTCTACGCGGTGCTGGGCATCTTCATCGCCCGGATCTCCGACCGGGGCGCTTTCGGCCTGGTGGTGTCGGCGTGCCTCACGCTGTGGGGTGCGATGACGGTGCTCGGGGGTTGGGTACAGTCCGGCTTCCAGCTGGTCCTCACCCGGGTCGGCGTCGCGGTGGGCGAGGCGGGCAGCACGCCCGCCGCCCACGCCTACGTCGCGCGGAACTTCGCTCCGCACCGGCGCGCGGCGCCGCTGGCCGTGATCACCCTGTCCATCCCGTTGGCCAGTGCGGCCAGCCTGATCGGCGGCGGGCTGCTGGCCGAATCGCTGGGCTGGCGAAGCGCCTTCATCGTGATGGGCGTGATCAGCATCCTGGTGGCCCCACTGGTGTTGGTGGTGCTGGGCCCGCGGCAGTCGCTGCCCGCCGAGCCGGCGCCCGCGGCCGTCGCCGACACCACCCGGTGGTGGGATCTGCTGAGCAAGCCGAGCTACCGCGCCATCGTGGCCGGCGCCGCGTGCGTGTCGTTCGCGGGTTACTCGTTGACGACGTTCGCGCCGGCCTTCCTGATGCGCGGCCGCGGCATGTCGCTGGGGGAGGTGGCGTGGCAATACGGCGTGGCCAGCGGCGTCACCGGAATCCTCGGTCTGCTGCTGCTGGTCGGCCGGCTCGCCGACCGGCTCTCCGGCCGCGACCCCCGGTGGCTGCTGTGGCTGGTCGCCGCGATGACGGCCGCCATGGTGCCGTTCTCGGTGGCCGCCCTGCTGGTCGACAACAGCGCCGCCACGGTGTGGTGCCTCGCGCTGGCCTACGTGATCGGCACCGCGTACATGGCGCCGTCGATCGCGGCGATCCAGCGGCTGGTCCGGCCCGAGCAGCGGGCCACCGCCTCGGCGATCTTCCTGTTCTTCAGCGCGATCATCGGGTCGGCGGGACCGCTGCTGACCGGGATGATCAGCGATGCGCTGCTGGAAAGTCTGGGCGCCATGGCGTTGGAGCGGGCCCTGTTCGTCGTGCCGGTGGTCCAGGTCCTGGCCATCGCCTGCTACCTGTGGGCCAGCCGACGGTTCACGCGGGAGATCATCGATGAGCCCTCCGTCGTGGCCGCCGAAGCCGAATCGCTGCGCCAGTAG